caatggatcattcatacacatgaaagttttttgttactgaagagtctccttgtttctttgtacttttattgttttttactgactttatttgttaataacaGTGATAATGGTTCTTAATGCTCCTGTTGACTACTGTTCACTTTACATGGTTGACGTAAAATATTGtaggacactatttggttcagaatattttttttcttcatttccctcccctacaactaggtgcgtcttatggtccggtgcatcttatggtccgaaaaatacggtaatcatgaagtccaattctagcccggttaattgcaattgttagcaatatcagttgataacacattacgtgcggtgctttacatataaaactccgcagcaacacatccacagataacttggacggtatagcgtgtgcgaccgatttaatgagccacaaatgagaagtagtgcttaaacagtaaaACTACAAGGCGCAGCTACAgtatcttggattctgaactcgggatcctctgtgttGCTCCGAGacatttctcggatctccgagaaacgggagcgcatgtcgttacttctggcttcaaaactccggaatccgactcggaatacgagttccgagggcaaatggaacacaccaaaactgcccgaaatgggttgacagagacatttcagggatttttaaTCATTCTGCGTTGCacatgggttaattgcgttaaaaattttaatcagattaatcacgatgATGGATAAATCCGCGTTAACGCGTTAATTtcgacagccctaatatatatatatatatatatatatatatatatatatatatatatatatatatatatatatatatatatatatatattcacatcTATCTGGAGGATTAAGGGTCATGTCCACCACGGGGCAGTGCGAGCAAACCATCTTGGTCGGCTCCTTCATTTCCAGTCTCACGTTGTATGAGGTTGTGGTATGAAGTGTTGTATAATACTGCTGCCGCATTTCCTGTTCTGCCCACCGCTCCACATCGTACTTCCCTCTGCCACACATCACTTTACTACCCCATGTTGAATGTTGCGTTGTATGTTAGATATCGCGTAGTAGTTAGTAGTTTGTAATTAGGCGGCAGGACATTGGAAAAAACCCATTTCTGTAGTAAGCTTTGGAGTatctataaagaaaaaaaatgttaaatcaatttctcacaaatgtcTTGAGTGCTTTAAACAGTAAGGAGGAAAACATTAGTGCATGCAGAGCTGTTGCAAAATTAGAGGCTGTAAACTTGGTTTACATAGtttaactaatgttaaacatatgcTAGATAATTATGAGGAGCGgtcattaaaattgcacagcttgtttatattttcataggaaacaaaatataatgttCTAGTGAAACGTAAACCGCACAATCGGCGAATTTTATCACCAAGACTTAGATATACAGTACTGGAatcatattgaaaaataacattgattatGAAAGTAGGCAAGTAAGAATTTAAAGTTAGGatttcattgtactttgtaCACATGACACTGCTTTCTTAGAACTTTAAACTGCCATTTAATTTTGAAGACTGTGTACACAGAGGGACACAATAATCCTCAGAATGTTTTCTGTCTTTCCTCTGAAAACATTGCCCTGTAAAGatgtcctccaacttacagggataTTTGGGGGCTGGTGGCAGGATCAGTACTCCGGTCACTGGAAAAGAACTCGCTCTCCATTCGGACTactgtggtgctgaggtatcactcACTGCACgactgcactcaggttctcacccctgaggtggttcatcgtgtggtgggtgcagcaatgcgCTGTAATCAGCCCACACCCCCTTACCTACCTACCTCTGAAAACATACTGTTCTTCTAGTCACTCATTCTGAGAAAATCAGATGCTACTTTAATACAAAAGGTGACCATACTGCCACCCCAATTTTTGTTAGTACTACAGCTTGCGCACATGTTAATTCCTCACATAGGTGCTCAAGCGATGCATGGAATCAATGATGAAAATGCGTGATGGCCACGATGTGTCAAGTATAAATTTGCCCTTATACTGTGTGGTATACAAGTAACAGCAGGTTGTTTGGATTTGTTGTCACAATTGGGAATGAGTTAAACTTCGCCTTGTAGATGTAACCATAAAGTCATTGCTTACATGTGGGTCTCATTGCAGAAGTGCTGCTGGTGATCACAGAATTGCACTTATCTTTTTGTTTGTTCTCTTTGCCTTTCCATGATCTAAATGTGCCTTTTGGGAAAACCTTCCAACAAAAGCACGGTAAGAAAGTcacaaattgattttttttgttattgtaaatataattttatgactACTGTTCAGTAATCTCACACTAATATGGTGTAAGAATACTCTGGAATTTCTTTACTGGTACTTTCACCCTGCTACATGTTAGATCAGCTCTGagtttgtgttttgttgtttgattTCAGCACTTCTGGGGACCAGTCGTTAACTGGGGTCTGCCCATCGCGGCCATGGTGGACATGAAAAAGAGTCCTGACCTCATCAGTGGCCGGATGACTTTCGGTAAGAGACAGAGGGCTCACCTTCTGTCTGTGTGAGCGTCCACGGAGTCAATTGGGACTCCAGAGGGACTTTTTAAAGGAGGTTTTAAGCCTGTTGCTGTGAGCTGTTCCAGTGTCACCTCCCTAGTCTTGCTGTTATTGCGGTGacttcctctccttctttccGGCCTCTGACCCCTGCCTGACCTCTGTCTCTCCAGCTCTTACCTGCTACTCGGTCATGTTTATGAGGTTCGTGTATCAAGTTCAGCCGAGGAACTGGCTCCTATTGGCTTGCCATGCTGCACATGCGACGGCACAGACCATCCAGGGTGCCCGGCTCATCCAATACAAGTAAGCCCCCACCAGGCTCCCTCTAGTATATTTTAATCATCACCCCTTATCTCTCGATTAATGCCACATTACTGCTTGACATAGCATTTGCAGCCAGCAGCCAGGCAATCATTCTGCCAGCTTTTCTTCCAGTCAGATCCTTCCTTAACAGTGTCACACAGGTACCTTTTACAGGTCTGTGTTCTTCAtgaatgctttttttcttccatttcagaatagagcagaaaaacacaaaatgagccTGTGGAATGCGTGCTCTCAATGGGATCTCCCCTCCTCCTGTCcttccaaatatatatatatatatatatatatatatatacttatatatatgtgtgttcatGTCTTTCATTCTTCTTTTTATGAATCCACACGTTACGAAGGCCAATTCATTGCCCATGCAAAGTGcgaggggaaaacatataagaaatttacaaacgagaggaggccattcgggccatcaagctcgtttggggagaacttaattaatagctcagagttgttaaaatcttatctagctctgatttaaaggaagccagggttttagcttgtgttacactagcaggaagactgatCCTCTCAGCATCTGCAGAGCTACAGTACAGGTCAGGGTCTTTACATCAGTCTAGCAGGTCTATAGAGATTCTTACTCTAGGTATTTATTGTTGTCTGCTGCATTTTTCAGTCAATGCAAAAAGCAGAGGATCACAAAAGAATGGATCCCAGGTCAGGATCAGTGAGGAGTAggtttatccattttctgaaactgcctgCCCTATTTTGGGTAGTGGGGGGGTTCAGAACCTATCCTGAAGGCTATGGGCGCATAAGGCAGGgagcagcccaggatggggcaccagcccattgcagggcacactcacacatgcacacctatgggcaatttggtaaatacaattaacctcagcatgtttttggactgtggggagacacCAGAGTACATAGagaaaaccccatgatgacaggaggagaacatgcaagctccacacacattagAGTTgcagcagagacttgaacccgtGTCCCAAAGgtatgaggtaacagtgctaaccactgcaccaccatggcaCCCCCAAGAATAGGTTCTGACCCAAAAATCACACCTTATACAGACTGCTGTTGGTTATTGTGTCTCGCACCATTTCCTCAGGTCATATCACTGCTCTGGCATGTCAAGTCTACCTCTTAAATTATTGTTAGCTTTGTAGCTGAAGGTTTAAATGTTGAATGCAGTGTTCATTtttgaagattcaagattgtataactatgtatgtgacagttAAAGAAAGTACAACACGTAGTGAAAAGCATCCTGAACGGCTCTTTTGTAGACTGTGCAAGTTAAAAATCCAATTATGCTAAAGTGCAAAAAGCTAAAATGCGAGCAGAGAAGTATGTTCAAAATGAACGGtaacacagacataaaaaaGTGACCAGTGTAAGAGTGCGGATATGGTGAGGGGTACAAGAGCACAATGTACATCAGGGTGTGAGGTGCAATGGCACGTCCAGGTTCAGAAAGCTTATGGCCTGGGGGTAGAAACTCCTCCAAAGCCTCTCAGTCCTGGTCATGATGTTCCGGAGTCTCTTTCCTGATTTCAGAAGCTGATTTCAGACAGGCTGCTATTGGGGTGGGATGTGTCCTTTATGATCCTGAAGGCCCTGCTCCTACATCTCTTGATGTTAATGTCCGTAGGATCGTTGGAGAGACCCCGAACTTCCTCAGCTGTTGCACGTGGTACAGGTGCTGCTCAGCCCTTTTGGACTGGACTTGGATGTGAAAAGTCCACGTCACGTCGTCAGAAATGTGGACACCCAGATATTTAAAACTCCTCACCCTCTCCACAGGAGATCCGTTGACGGTGAGGAGAGTGTAGACCCTCTGCTGCCTCCTGCTGAAgtccaccaccagctccttTGTCTTGTCGACATTCAGCTGGAGACTGTTGTCGTGACACCACGCTGATAGGCTCTCCGCCTCAGCCATGTAGGCTGACTCATCGTTGTTGGTGATGAGCCCCAGCACCACTGTGTCGTCCGTAAACTTAACAACGGTGTTGGAGCGATGAGTGGCCTTACAGTCATGAGTGTAGAGTGCGTACAGCAATGGACCGAGTACGCACCCTTGTGGAGATCCTGTGTTGATGGTGATGCTGTTGGAGACACAGCTCCCAACTCTCACCACCTGTGACCTACCAAAGAGAAAGTCcagcacccacacacacagtcggtTGTTTACTCCTAAGCTCCTCAGTTTAGTGAACAGCCTGTTGGGCACTATTGTGTTAAATGCTGAACTATAATCAATAAACCGCAATTGCACATAGTTGGCCAGTTTCTTGTCCACATGGCTGAGGGTCGTATGCAGGACGTGGGAGATGGCGTCCTCCGTTGATCTGTTGGAGCGGTAGGCGAACTGCCGGGGGTCAGTGTTGCTGGGGATGGAGGAGGAGATGGTGTCCTTCAGGAGCCCCTCAAACACTTTCATGACCACCGTTGTTAATGCAACAGGCCAGCAGACATTCAGACATGAGGGCTTACTGTTCTTGGGTATGGGGACGCATGTCCCAGTCTGTGAAACAGCTTTGTAGCCCTGCTTGTACGGTGTGTAACAGTGATCCAGGGTGTTTACTCCTCTCGTCGGACACGTAACATGCTGGTAAAAGTTCGGCATAACTTGCCTGAGGTTCGCTTTATTAAAGTCCCCTGCCACAATGAGCGCTGCGTCCGGGTGTTTGTTTTGGAGCGCGCACAACACATCGTGGAGCTCGGATAAAAGCCGAACCTGTGTCCACGTGGGGAGGGATGTAGACCGGCGTGGTGATGACCGAGGTCAACTCGTGAGGCAGGTAGAAAGGACGACACTTTACGCTGAATGTTCTGAATGTTACAATCCCTCATGTCGCGCTGGAAAGTAACTCTGGCTCTCAGGTCGTCCAGCTTGTTCTCCAGTGGCTGCACGTTAGCCAGCAGGATACTAGGCAGTGGGGTGTGACGTACTTGCCATCTCAATCTGTTTCGGATGCCGCCGCGTGTCCCCCGGCGTTTCTTTGTTCTACGCCGCGGGCAAGCGTTGCGTCCATTGTTGCTGTCGTCCGAGCCGCGTAATGTCTCCGACGGCCAGGACGGATCAAGCTTAAAAGTGTTTGAAATGTAGTTTGTAGCCTGATTTCCGATGTACAGTAGTGTCGTACTATCGTAAACTAAACCCAGCAAAGTTTGGGTATAAAATAAAacgaaaactaaataaaagaCTAAAAAAGTGCACAGTCTGCACGGAGCGGTCAGGAAGGCATCCGGACGTGGCCGCGCCATGACGGGAATGTGAAAGGTGGTTATATTGTTTGGTggggttttttctttttaattcttaaaCGCTGTGTTAAACAGTTCGAATGAACTGGTGGCAATAGTAATGCAGAAGCTTAAGTCGGGGTTCAATTTGTTATGGAAACATCAAGGCACCCAAGCAGTTAAGTGTGGGAGCTTCTGGTGGTTAATGCTGGTCCTATTTCTCAGAAGGCAAGGTTCAAAGCAAACGAGAGACAGATAGCAGAAGGATCAGGGTTCCTGCTCAGAACCATATGAAGGTGCTTCAAGTCGTCGTAAATCTAGCGGAAGCCCTCGGGACCAAGGATCACTCTCTCTTGGAAAGACGTCATATTAAACCCTGCATTTGATCGGTGTGGTAGTGAATGAATTTGGCCATTTGCTTAATAATGGAgggatgaatggaaggatgaaaTTGAGTGAAGGTGAAGTTGGTGCTTTAAAGACAATAAAATATTTGCACACATCACTTGTATGCTAATTGCCGAAAAGGAGGAAGATTACCATCCAAACCACAGCCCTGCCTGTTGAAGCCATTATTCCAGGGTGCACCATTATGTAGCTGAGTTACCTGTACTTAATGATGCAGGTGAGACACCCAAGTAGACGGTGTTCAGAAGCAGCTTTACACTTAACATGCAATAGAAAGCAATGGATACTTTCAGTTATTGCTCAgaatatgtcattttttaaactgaatGCCTTGCATATGAaagattttttgttgtttcagaGTTAATGAGCTTCCTTGCTTCTTCCAGTAGGTGCCAAGATGAGAACCACCATGTAGAGAGCAGTTCCAAGACAATATCTATATGTCATTATAAATAAGAAACTGGTCTTAATGCTTTGCCTGGTGAAATAAAGATTACATAAAAAAGAAATCTATGTACTTCTActtcttttgttttaatattaacCTGAATAATAAGCGTATATGTCTGACAGGCTCGTCCTTTTTTATTTCCAACTACTATATTGGGAAATAATAACCTACTTCTTTTGCATGCAGATTGAAATATTGTTATGTCTAAAATGGTGAAATGGAAGCCCCCAATGATGAGGTTTTAAGTAGGGTTGCAGcaactaatcgattaaatcgattaaaatcaacaattaaaatagttggcaactaatttaataatcgattagttgggtctacgttattatacacgtaagtacagtggctaccccctaatttgggagcagtaagctaaccaaagccgcggtggcagcattaagctggatgccgaccgccataaaagaaaaaggagacGAGAACCAATGAGCAGGTTACGTGAAGAATTCTGGAGGaattgaagaagaaaaaaacctttGAAGAATGGCGGAGGCGGACACAGCAGAGGAGGCAACAAAAGCACAGTAAGAATGTcacaaattgatttttttgttattgtactgtaaatattattttatgacTACTGCTCAGTAATCTCACACACTAATATGTTGCAAGGATCCTCTGGAATTTCTTTACTGGTTCTTTCACCCTGCTACATGTTAGATCAGCTctgagtttgtgttttattgtttgatttCAGCACTTCTGGAGACCAGTAGTTAACTGGGGTCTGCCCATCGCAGCCATGGTAGACATGAAAAGGAGCCCTGACGTCATGAGTGGCCGAATGACCTTCGGTAAGAGGCAGAGGGCTCACCTTCCGTCTGTGTGAGCGTCCACGGGGTCAACTGGGACTCCAGAGGGACTTTTTAAAGGAGGTTTTAAGCCTGTTGCTGTGAGCTGTTCGAGTGTCACCTCCCTAGTCTTGCTGTTATTGCGGTGACTATCTCTCCTTCTTTCCGGCCTCTGACCCCTGCCtgacctctgtctccccagATATTACCTGCTACTCAATGGTTTTCATGAGGTTCGCATATCAAGTGCAGCCCCGAAACTGGCTCCTATTGGCATGCCACGCTGCAAATGCGACGGCACAGACCATCCAGGGTGCCCGGCTCATGCGACACAAGTAAGCCCCCACCAGGCTCCCTCTAGTATATTTTAATCATCACCCCTTATCTCTCGATTAATGCCACATTACTGCTTGACATAGCATTTGCAGCCAGCAGCCAGGCAATCATTCTGCCAGCTTATCTTCCAGTCAGATCCTTCCTTAACAGTGTCACACAGGTACCTTTTACAGGTCTGTGTTCTTCAtgaatgctttttttcttccatttcagaatagagcagaaaaacacaaaatgagccTGTGGAATGCGTGCTCTCAATGGGATCTCCCCTCCTCCTGTCcttccaaatatatatatatatatatatatatatatatatatatatatatatatatatttatatatatgtgtgttcatGTCTTTCATTCTTCTTTTTATGAATCCACACGTTGCTAAGGCCAATTCATTGCCCATGCAAAGTGcgaggggaaaacatataagaaatttacaaacgagaggaggccattcgggccatacataagaacataagaacataagaacataagaaatttacaaacgagaggaggccattcggcccatcaagctcgtttggggagaacttagctaatatctcagagttgttaaaatcttatctagctctgatttaaaggaacccatggttttagcttccactacaatagcaggaagactattccatactctgactacacgctgtgtaaagaagtgcttcctcaaatttgttttaaaatgttctcccgctaatttccacttatggccacgagttctagtatttagactaatattgaaatagtcatttggctgaacagcatccagacccgttagaatcttatagacctgaatcatatccccccttagtctcctttgctcaaggctgaacagattcagttccgctaacctctcctcgtaagacattcctctaagaccaggaatcattctcgtagcccttgttgcaccttttctaaggcagcaatgtccttcttgaggtatggtgaccaaacctgcacacagtattctaggtggggtcttaccaaggaattatataagtgtaacatcacctcccttgacttaaactccacacatctagagatataacccaacattctgttcgccttttttattgcttccccacattggcgagagtgggacatggaagcatcaacatacataccgagatctttctcgtaatcagctacctttatttcagtggaacccataaaatatctgtactgtttatttctgctccctgcatggattaccttacatttatctgtgttaaatttcatctgccaagtatcagcccattcgctaattaaatccagatcccgttgaagcctctctgctgctagattagtatctgctaccccgcccaccttagtgtcgtctgcaaatttaaccagtttactatatgtattcgtgtcaatatcattaatgtaaattaggaacaatagtggtcctaaaattgaaccctgcggtaccccgctataaacggaggcccactgtgacatagtgcctctaataactactctctgcttcctatcagttagccagtttttgatccaagctgccacaggtcctaaaattcctgcagctttaagctttaacaagagccgtttgtgggggacaacatcaaaggctttctggaaatctaagtaaatcacatcgtaggcctttttgtgatcaatttcacttgtagcttcctcaaagaactcaagcagattcgttaagcaggatctacctctcctaaatccatgttggctatcctttataatgttatttgcatctaggtaatctaccattttcacttgaattatagcttccattatttttccagtaatgctagttaaactgattggcctatagtttgctggattacttctatccccttttttgaatatgggtgttatattagcatgcttccaatctgatggtaccacacccgcaatcaagctcgtttggggagaacttaactaatagctcagagttgttaaaatcttatctagctctgatttaaaggaagccagggttttagcttgtgttacactagcaggaagactgatCCTCTCAGCATCTGCAGAGCTACAGTACAGGTCAGGGTCTTTACATCAGTCTAGCAGGTCTATAGAGATTCTTACTCTAGGTATTTATTGTTGTCTGCTGCATTTTTCAGTCAATGCAAAAAGCAGAGGATCACAAAAGAATGGATCCCAGGTCAGGATCAGTGAGGAGTAggtttatccattttctgaaactgcctgCCCTATTTTGGGTAGTGAGGGGGTTCCGAACCTATCCTGAAGGCTATGGGCGCATAAGGCAGGgagcagcccaggatggggcaccagcccattacagggcacactcacacatgcacaccttcgggcaatttggtaaatccaagtaacctcagcatgtttttggactgtggggagacacCAGAGTACATAGAAAAAAACCCATGATgacaggagaacatgcaagctccacacacattagAGTTccagcagagacttgaacccgtGTCCAAAGgtatgaggtaacagtgctaaccactgcaccaccatggcaCCCCGAAGAATAGGTTCTGACCCAAAAATCACTTATTTTACTGATTGCTGTTGGTTATTGTGTCTTACACCATTTCCTCCGGTCTTATCACTGCTCTGGCATGTCAAGTCTACCTCTTAAATTATTGTTAGCTTTGTAGCTGAAGGTTTAGATGTTGAATGCAGTGTTCATTGACCTGACCACGACTTCGGAATGCGCTTTGGCTTTTGGTGACCTGATTGGACGGCTATTGGCAACGACCCGGAACCGGCTTTCAACTACTCTTTGTGTCACTCCCAATAAACTTGGTTGCCTGAATTCTGATGTTCGCGTCTTGGCTGGCAGGacacagattactaacttttgggcgtcACAATATATCTCTCATTGAAATTTTAGGCACATAGAATTGTGAGCGTAAAATTAATTgtgattatttgtttttattgtttgtctTTTATGTGCTATGTAAGGTGACCTTGGGTTTTAGAAAGGTGCccacaaataaaatttattattattattatttttataaacaTCCACACAGCGCCACAACTCCGGTGTTCATTATCTATCTGAAGCCCTACAAtgacatacagtatactgttgtcaaaataaacttAACTTAATTGAGACGGTCAGTTTAATTTTATGGAGAAAAAGTATACGTATAGATTAATTTAACCGTCAGTTGATATTAGTCAAAATTAATCTATAGAAAAATAGTTGTGAGCGGCAGCCATAAATGCATCGCGTCTATCATTGATATCACCATATGACACTTTTTTATCACGTAAAAATGTATACTAGTGTTATCGTGGATGGTTTGATATGGCACAGCCTTAATTGTTGCTAATACTTAAagtcaatttttaaaaagtcagtgtttaactctctggggtcgagtatgtcgtcggcaacatcgcgtacttttcgcgtctatttcagtttatatcttgctgaaatcttaatgtagaatcatgaaaaaaacgctggctaaatccgtaatctgtcttcttttcaaaacgtccattgtcggaagtattaaagtttttttaattaggttaaatcggcaaaaaagtaaaccatgtcatcttactttgttttacctgcatcgggggcgtgtagtaccgctctcacccgaagatcgctattcacattctaaatagccacattagcgcgtattcaaatcgcattcgcatggtaatttgattaacagcgcaatggtgaaacgcgatctagatacatccccttcagcgccataaaagggggttggggacgtggccaggtgacaatggctcattcatacacatgaaagttgctacatattcaatgaaaggagccagaaatagtgacatgagttaagtttttcttatttatttatccaaatgaatgttgcatctacaccatttagtcatcttcatgtagccaagactttggtgatcagatatctgggataaaaacaaactgccagcattgcttactatgtacttttataatgtttctgcaaatgttccaaactgcattttgcaatgtctatactttgatgtcaaatttcaaacttaacaaaaatctgacatatttacaatatatattaaaataaagatgagtgtgatggcaaaacaaatatataagaaataatttatttgccatgaattaagtttatgatatttgaagaaatgtgtgatcatgccccagtcagtgaaagtgtgtttcctacccctagaccccagagggttaacggtaaaatgcaaatgaaattgTCACTCCAAGACATTAACATGTCATCAGGAGCCACGCTGGGCCGCACTCTAGGTCAGCGTTCCTCAAACTTATTTGTCCTGGGGACCAGTCATGTCATCCTTCGGGGCTACAGGGCCCTGCATAAACGACCTCCCCCCCGTGCATACGCGCGGATGCGTATccacatagatagatagatacatagacagatagacattattactatagatagatagatagatagtattattattacactACTACCACtactgttattattactattagtaTTGGTATTATTAGggcttatgcctatgtaagaaCAATATTAAACATGACCTAACAGGAGTGCTTTTTTATTgtcaaataaatacattattgCCAAGtaaatatacagatatatagtaattaggctgttgttgttgttgttattatcatcatcatcatcattattgctattattattattatgtacctATGCCTATATATAAGAACCAAGAAACctagtttttttttcacaatttttgttttatgttgtttttaacTACACTTTTGAACACTGCCAAATGGTGCTGAACGTGTAAATTGACTTTTAACATAAATTAAATTACGGGTCTAGTCACCCACAGGGATTATTTGGCaccaaaaattttaaattaacattttaatgtgaTGGGTGTGCCTgcggggcggcatggtggtgcagtggttagcactgttgcctcccacttctgggacctgggttcgagtctccgcttgtgttctccccatgtcatcatggggtttcctccaggtactccggtttccccccacagcccaaagacatgctgagactattggagttgctaaattgcccttaggtgtgcatgtgtgagtgaatggtgtgtgagtgtgccctgcga
This window of the Paramormyrops kingsleyae isolate MSU_618 chromosome 19, PKINGS_0.4, whole genome shotgun sequence genome carries:
- the LOC140580943 gene encoding mitochondrial pyruvate carrier 1-like; amino-acid sequence: MCLLGKPSNKSTHFWGPVVNWGLPIAAMVDMKKSPDLISGRMTFALTCYSVMFMRFVYQVQPRNWLLLACHAAHATAQTIQGARLIQYKIEQKNTK